A genome region from Panicum virgatum strain AP13 chromosome 4K, P.virgatum_v5, whole genome shotgun sequence includes the following:
- the LOC120703167 gene encoding uncharacterized protein LOC120703167: MLSRRAVRSLLDRLRPPPREWKQNPSPAMPTAVNRACLCRFSHSAAHGEGRAVLPGKMGFLHLAGGQRFAPSGALSLKGCLGRQDGGGGSGFRRRVDGEAAGIKAQVLTRQRQLMRDPEVLPLEEAAATAKTLNGNGAFRRGKPLGFPEQAVAAKMVVAVDVDEVLGSFLAALNKFIADRYSWNHTVSEYHVYEFFRIWNCSRERANYLVHEFFTTHYFQNGIQPIPGARDALQNLSSFCSLSIVTSRQDAIKNHTLEWIEKYYPGLFEQIHFGNHFALEGKSRPKSEICRSFGAQVLIDDNPRYAMECANDGMRVLLFDYDNSYPWCKTGVDESHPLVTKVHNWEEVEEKLHSWVVPES; encoded by the exons ATGCTAAGCCGCAGAGCCGTGCGGTCGCTGTTGGATCGTCTCCGGCCACCGCCTCGGGAGTGGAAGCAGAACCCTAGCCCCGCCATGCCGACGGCCGTCAACCGCGCCTGCCTCTGCAGGTTCAGCCATTCCGCTGCGCACGGCGAGGGTCGCGCTGTGCTGCCGGGGAAGATGGGGTTCCTTCATCTGGCCGGTGGGCAGAGGTTTGCGCCGAGCGGCGCGCTCAGCTTGAAGGGGTGCCTGGGGCGGcaggacggcggtggcggcagcgggtTCAGGAGGAGGGTtgacggggaggcggcggggatcAAGGCGCAGGTGCTCACCAGGCAGCGCCAGCTGATGCGCGATCCGGAGGTCCTGCCGCTGGAGGAGGCCGCTGCCACCGCAAAGACCCTGAACGGAAACGGCGCTTTCAGGCGAGGGAAGCCACTGGGGTTCCCTGAGCAGGCTGTGGCGGCTAAGATGGTGGTTGCTGTTGATGTGGATGAAG TTCTTGGAAGCTTTCTTGCAGCACTAAACAAATTTATTGCTGATCGTTATTCTTGGAATCACACAGTATCTGAATACCATGTGTATGAGTTCTTTAGG ATATGGAACTGTTCTCGTGAAAGAG CTAATTATCTTGTCCACGAGTTCTTCACAACCCATTATTTCCAAAATGGTATACAGCCTATCCCCGGTGCTCGAGACGCTCTCCAAAATCTTTCTTCATTCTGTAGCTTGTCTATAGTAAC ATCTCGGCAGGATGCGATTAAGAATCACACATTAGAGTGGATAGAGAAGTACTATCCAGGCTTATTTGAGCAGATCCATTTTGGGAACCATTTTGCTTTGGAGGGCAAGTCAAGACCAAAATCAGAGATTTGCAG ATCTTTTGGTGCTCAGGTTTTAATAGATGACAACCCAAGATATGCTATGGAGTGTGCTAATGATGGCATGAGGGTGCTGCTATTCGATTACGACAACTCATACCCTTGGTGCAAGACTGGGGTTGACGAGTCGCATCCACTGGTGACCAAGGTCCACAACTGGGAAGAAGTGGAGGAGAAACTTCATTCTTGGGTAGTACCTGAGAGCTGA